GGCAGCTCGCCTTCGAGTTCGAGCATCTCCTCGGTAAGCTCGGGAAGAGGGACTCTGAGAGGTACTTGCTCCTGAGAAGCGTACCTGAGCGATCTATAAAGTGCAACCCCGTGTTTTACGTGGTGAGAGGGGATATCGAGGACTTCGAGAGGGTTGGTCGTAAGAGAGGGTAGGTCTCTCGGGGCTGTCGGGCGCCCTCAAGCCCTGAGGCGAGTCCTCGGCCTTCGCCAAGCACGTTGGAACGGTAAGTATTGCGGGTGGGGGGTCCCAAAGGGAAATGCTTCGTTCCTCAATCACCCCCTCAGTATGACCTGGCTCATGCAGTGAGGTCCTCCGTATCCTCCGGTTAGAGCTGAGAAGTCCAGGAGCTCGGCCTTAACGTTCCACTGCTTCAGCCTATCGGCGAAGGACTCGCCCGCCTGCGCAACACCTATGATCCTTCTGTCCTCCAGTAGGAGGAAGTTGGGGGCGAAGTTCCTCTGCTCCTCCACGGTTATCGGGAATATCTCGAACCCCCTCTCGATCAGGTACTCCCTCAGGGTGAGCTCCCCCTTCCTCACGTACCTCACCCTGTCCTCGGCTACGGGCTCGAAGACCTCGACCACTGGCTCCCTGCCCTCGACCATCCTGTCCTCGCTGAGCAGAGCTAAGTTTCTGCCCAGGAAGTTGAAGTAGGTATCGAGGTGCATCTCCTCCATCCCCGGGTTCGGGTCCCTCACCAGCCCCACCTCCACGTTACCGTAAACCCCCCTCTCGAGCATCTGCCTTGCCCCCTCCTCGTCCGTCAGCAGTCCCACACCCTGGAGGGCGAAGTCACCCGCGGGCATGAAGTCCCCTCCCTCAGCGTGACCGGGCTCCTTAACCCTGTAAATGGGCTCCACCCCGATCTGCCTCAGGGCGAGCTCCACTATATCGTTCTCGACCTTCCTCACGTCCAGGGTGAAGTTACCTATCACCACCCCCTCCCCGGTGGTGAGCATGCCGTCCCTCATGAAGTAGAGGTTGTTAGCTGGTTCCAGGCAGTAGGAGGAGAGGAACCTGGTCGTCGGATCCAGGGCTCTGGGGTTGTAGCTTATGTTCACCACCGGCCTCAGCACTATGACGTCGGCCAGCACCTCTGGGCTGAGCGTCTCTATCGTCCTCCTGAGGTTCGAGAGGAGGAAGGACTTATCCTCCTCCGATATCCCCTGGAAGGCGTATCTCACGCTCCTAAGGGCGAACTCCCTCAGCCTCCTCAGGTTCCCCTCGATGACCTCCGTAGTGCACCCATGCACCAACATCTCCCTCAAATCGTAAACCTTAGCTCCGAACTCCTCCAACTTCCTCCTGTAGTTCCTATGCTCCTCAATGGCCTTCTTGAGGTCGAAGGGGTAGAGGAAGTTGGCCGAGTTGGTCTCGAGTATGGCGAATAGCGTCTCCACAGCGGGCTGGCAGAGGAGCACCACCTTGGCCCTATCCCACTCAGCCGGTTGAGATGCCCTCATGATCTCCCCCTGCTCCAGGAGTAGAGCAAGTAACCTACCGCTATCACGATCGCGGTTCCCCCTATCAGCTCGGCTTCGTAAAGCAAGACGTTCTCTATCTCCTCAGGGGGCATGAAGAAGAACAGGCAAGCTATCGCTATGAAGAGCTCCCCCAGCAAGGCGGATAGCCAAGCTAGCGGCTTACCTCCGGGCAGCTTGTAGGGCCTCTGAACCTCCGGCCTGGAGTAGCGTAGCTTCAGGAAGGCGGGGAAGAGCAGTAGATAAGGAAGGAGGAATATCAAGCTTGATAGGGCGAAGAGCGTCCAGAATATGCTGGCTACGGTCTCAGCGGGTATCGCGTTCCCTATCAGCAGTACGGTGCTTATAGCACCCGTTAGGTAGTAAGCGTAGTCCGGGGAGAGGTACTTGCTGTGCAAGTGGCCCAAGGCCTTAGGCAGTAGCCCCTCAGCGGCCGTGGAAGCGAGCACCCTGTTTGCTCCCAGCGTCCACGTGACCATGTTCGCGAGGAACGTGTAGAGTATCAGAACACCGAATATGAGTATCAGAGCCTGTCCTGCGGGCCCAAGCGTGTTAGCTACCTCTATAACGGAGTCTATTATGCCCGTCACGATGCTCAACTTCTCCAGGGGGAGTATGGCGAGTAAGCCGAACGTACCTATCACGTAAAGGAGGAATATAGCAGCTCCAGCGAATATTATAGCTCTGGGGACGTCCCTCTTGGGATCCACCATCTCCTCGCTAGCTGAGCTCGCTAACTCGAAACCCATGTAGTTGTAGACGACGACGGGTAGGTAAGCTAGGGCTACGCTCCAGGAGGGCAGTAAGTCTGAGGGTGTGAAGGGATTAGCGAAGCCCCTGCTGATCGTCCAGTAGGCCCCCAGCGCCCCTATGCCGAGCAGGACCACGGCCTTAACGACAGCCCCTACGTTCGGGATCCACTTCGACTTACCCAGCTCCAGTATGCCAGCGGCTACTGTGATCCAGGTCATCACTATAGCTATGGCCGTCTGGCCCCACACGTCCAGCTCGGGAGCGAATACCTTAGCCAATGTGCCACTGAAGAGAACGTAGACCGAGGGCATCCATATGGCTACGTTAACCCAATAGAGCCAGGATGTCATAACAGCCCACTTCTCACCGAAGGCTTCCTTAACCCATACGTAAATTCCCCCTTCACTCGGCCAGGCTGAGCCTAACTCGGCCGTGATGAGACCGTAGGGGATGAAGAAGAGGAAGAGGGTGAGGAACCACCAGAAGAAGGTCTGCATGCCTATGGCCGCCGAGGAAGCTACAGTATCCAGAACCACTATAGCGCAGACGTTGAACAGGAACAGGTCCCAGTACCTCAGTACCCTCCTGAACCTGACCTCCTGCATGACCCCCACCTAGCCCATGAGCAACACCAGTATGGCCTTCTCAACGTGCAACCTGTTCTCAGCCTGATCCCAGACTATGCTCCAAGGGCCGTCCATCACCTCATCTGTCACTTCCATTCCCCTTCCGGCTGGGAGGCAGTGCATGAACACCGCGTTCTTAGCGGCCTTCCTCATGAGGTTAGCGTTGACTTGATAGGGTTGGAAGGCCACTTTCCTCTCTTCAGCCTCATGCTCCTGCCCGACCCACCACCACAGATCCGTGTAGACGACGTTAGCGTCCTTTATCGCTTTGTCTATATCCTCGGTTATCTCTACGTTCGCCCCCGTCTCAGCCACGTTCTCCTCGACCATCCTCATCACCCTCTCCTTCGGCCAGTACTTCCTGGGGCCGCAGAAGGTGAAGTTCATCCCGAGCCTGGAGGTTAGTACGAGAAGGGAGTTGGCCACGTTGGTAGCGTCCCCGAAGAAGCTCACCTTTATCCTCTTAAGGTCTCCGAACTTCTCCCACATCGTGTATACGTCAGTTAAAGCTTGAACGGGGTGGAACCAGTCCGTGAGACCGTTTATCACCGGTATGCTGGCGTGCTTAGCCAGCTCCTCCAGGGTCTCGTGCTTGAACAGCCTAGCCATTATGCCATCTAGGTACCTGCTCAGGACCCTAGCTGTATCAGCTATGGTCTCCCTCACCCCCAGGTGCAGCTCTCCAGGCCTTAGGTACAATGCGTGACCTCCTAACTGGCTCATGGCTACCTCAAAGGACACCCTGGTCCTCGTAGATGGTTCCTCGAATATCATGCCCAAGTTCTTGCCCTCGAGGAGCCTAGGTCTCTCACCTCTGTAGTAAGCGTGCTTAATCTCCTTGGTCGTCTCGAAGATGAGCCAGATCTCATCGCGGCTCAGGTCCTGGCAGGTGAGTAGGTCCCTTCCGAAGAGACTGCTCCTAGGCATAAGGAGGGACCGGTTTATGTAAGATAAAAAGTTTTCGTCATATTTCATAAGCTCTCCGATGCAATTTTGTAATTAATCTAAATTTTTGTGATGACGAATGCCTCATCCCGATCTCGGGTTTAAACCCGTAAATATATTTCTGTTATTATGTATTATTGTATTTATAACTAACCTATGGCTCATGAATATGGTTATTTTTTATAGATAAATTTTTTATGGATAATTCCAATAAAATCGTTTTAATTTATCCATTTCGTCGATTAACTTAGAATATTCCCTCGGGGATCAACTTTATAAGTAATTGGGCAGCAGGCACCTCAACCCTCTCGAGCGGAGGGATCGTTATGGGTGAAAGGAGCATGTTACCCGAGGAAGTCGTGGAGAAGATCCCGACTCCGGAGGAGGTCTTCAAGGTCCCCAAACTGACCTGGGGAAAGAAGGTCACAGCGCTTTGGGGATCCGCGTTAATAGCGCTAGGCACATCGATAGGCAGCGGTGAGTTCCTACTTGGACCTACTATGGCTATAAAAGTTGGATTGGGTCTCTTCTGGCTCATATGGATAGGATCCATCCTCCAAACGCTCTACATCTACAGCTTCACTAAGTTCGCGATCGCCACGGGAGAGACTCCTATAACGACTTTCTTCAGGATAGGGGTCTGGGCTGCAGTTCTAGGGGCGATAGGTGTGTTCTTGAGCTTCGTATGGGGAGGATGGGCGATGAGCAGTGCGACGGCATTGGTAGGAGGGTTCCTGGGGAAGATGCCGGGAGCCGCGGAGAAACCCCTAGTCGTAGCTGCCGGAGTGACCTTACTGGTCCTGACGTTCGTGATCCTCTCGCTAGGCAGGAGGGTCGCTAGGACCCTGGAGATATTCAACTGGTTCGACTTAGGGGTACTGTTCACCTCATTCATAGTGCTTGCGATAATATTAGTGCCCCCTGAGGTCTGGGGGGAGGCCGCGGTGTACTTCGTCTCAGTGGGTTACATACCTCCTGGGGTAGATCCCACCGTGTTCGGAGGCTGGTGGGGTTACATAGGGTTCGCCACAGGGATCAACTACATACTGGTCAATTACTTCAAGGATAAAGGGTATGGGATGGGCGCTCTCACCGGTTACATCTCCGCCTTGGTCGGTGGGAAGAAGATAGAGGTCTCTCCCTTCGGGAAGATATTCAAGTTCACACCGGAGAACTTGAGCACCTACAGGAGGTGGTGCAAGCTCGCCTTGGAGGAGCTCTTCATAATCTTCTGCGTGGGGGCGATAGTTGGTATGGCGATACCCATGGTACTGGCTTACGCTCTAGCTTACGGCTGGAAGATGGAGTACACCTGGAACGTTCCCCTATGGCTAGCCGTCGCTCTCAACAAGCTTTGGGGGGTCCCTGGATACTGGTGGGGCGTCATCGTCGCCGTTCTAGTCCTATTCAAGACCCAGATGGGTGTAGCTGACTCCATAGTTAGGGCTTTCTGTGACACCTTCTGGAAGATGGAAGGCGTGAGGAAGGCCCTGAGGAACGATATAAGGATACTTTACTACCTGACCCTCGCCATAATACTCGGTTGGGCCTCCGTCGCTATGTTCGCGACCGCCCCCGTATGGTTGATCGTGATCGCGTCCAACATGGCTAACTTCGGAGCGATATTCGGAGTTCCCTTCCTGCTATACATCAACAGTAAGTTGCCGAAGGAACTCAAGCTCCACTGGGTGTTAGTGCTAGCTAACGTGATATTCTTCGTGCTTTGCACAGCGATATTCATAATCTCGATATCCAACGCGCTGGGCTTCAAGATAGTATAAAAAGAAATTCCAATTCGTTTTTCTTTTTAAGATTAATTATTTCCTCACGGCCTTCACGTAGCTCCTCTTCAAATAGTTGGCTATCTTGATGAAGTCTATCTTCTCGGGGCAGACCTCCTTGCAAGCGCCGTCCAGCAGACAGAACATGGAGAGGGAGGCAGCTTTTTCGATCCCCTCGGTTATCGCTGTCCAAGCCATTCCCAGGGGACCTCCGTAAACGTTCCCTCCCCAGACGTTACCTGAGACGTTCCATAGAGGGCATACAAACTCGCATCTCCCGCATTTTATACAGAAGAGTTGTTCCCTCAGTGCGCTATCCTTAAGGGCTTCCCTTCTTCCTCCATCGTACAAGATGACGTGTAGCTCCTTTGGACCGTGGACCCCATATACCCTGTGGTACTCTATGTCGGCGGTGCTGCTGGGTCCAGCTACCAGGTAGAGGTAAGCCGGAGGGAAGAGACCCGCGTAACCGGATTGTACCAGGACCTGAATGAACGCATCAGTTATGTTCGGCATTATCTTCTCTATGCTCACGATCGCTATGTGAACTGGCGGTAGCGTCGTGGCTAGGGATATGTTGCCCTCGTTGAAGACGAGGAATAACGCTCCAGTATCAGCGGCTATGGAGTTAGCACCGCTTATCCCGACATCCGCAGCTATGAACTTATCCCTGAGGAACTCCCTCACCTTAGATACTATCTCCTCATGGGTCATTTCACCTCTAACATCTAAACCGGCTCTCCTAAGCACCTCAGCGGCTTTCTCCTTAGTTAAGTGTATCGCGGGCACTATCACGTGCATCGGCTTATCCCCAGCTACCTGTATTATCAGCTCACCCAGATCAGTTTCGTAAACCTCGTGGCCTCTCTCAACCAGGTGCTCCCTCAACATTATCTCCTCGGTCACCATGGACTTAGCCTTCACGATGACCTTCCTCCCCTCTCCCAGTATCTCATCCACCAGCCCGATCGCCTCCTCCTTGGTGGAGGCGAAGTAGGCCTTCGCCTTGGCCCTCTCAGTGAGGGACCTCATGGTCTCCTCTATGTAGTGATCCATGTTGTTCAGCACCTCCTCCTTCCTCTTCCTCACGTAATCGGCGAGCTCCGTCAGGTAGGGCCACGTGGTCAGGGCCCCGGTCACAGCTGGTACGGATGTGCTAACCCCCCTCCTCAACCCCTCCCTCATGTCGGGGTCGTTCATCGCCCTCATCATCCTCTCCAGGATCTCCTCCGCCCTCATAACCCCACCCCCTCAGCTAGGCAGCTGGATAGATCCCTCAACCTGACGCCCTCAGGCCTCACCCTCAGGAACGAGGAGTGGCATATCGGGCACATCGTGAGCACCTCGCTCCCGTGCCTCGCTAGCTCCTCCATCCTGAGGGAAGCTATTCCCTTGGAGAGCCCCGGGGAGAGCGACTCCACGGGACCTCCACAGCAGAAGGTCATGTTGCGGCACCTCTCCGGCTCCTTGACCTCCACCCCTACGGACTCCAGGAGCCCCCTGGGCTGCTCGACTATCCCCTCGTACCTGGCGTAGAGGCAGGGGTCGTGTATGGTCACCTCCCTCCCCAGCCTCCTCCCGACGAGGCCCCTCTCAGCCAGTACCTCCAGGTAGCTCCTTACTTCCAGATCGTAACCGTCCAAGAACTTCGGGTACACTTCCCTCATCACGTGAGTCGTGTGAGGGTCTATCGTTATCAGGCTCCTGACCCCCCTCTCCCTCAACCTCCCGTGAACCCTCTTGGCATGCAGCTCAAAATCCTCCTCGAGACCAAGGTCGTAGAGTAGAGCGCCGGAGTACATATCGTCCTCGTAAACATAGCCGAAGGATACGCCAGATCTCATAAGGAGCATAGCTATGTTCCTTATGACCCCGTTTTGCTCCTCAACCCTCTCCCTCGGAGGACTCGCTATCTTCGTGACGTCCACCACCTTACCAGCTATCCTCCCCAATCTGATCGCTAGGGTAGCCACGCTGCTCCTCTCCAATCCCTCCAGGTAGCTCACCAGCGAATCTATGTGAGGGGTGAGCTGGTACAGGAGGCCCGTGAATAGCACCTCATCCCCACCCCGGGGGATGCCGAGACCGTCCGCCCACCTATAGGAATCCCCCTCAGGTAGGGGAACCGGGCAACCCCTCCTCCTGGTGTTATCGGCTATCATATCCAGGACTTCCCTCACCGGCAGAGGCAAGGATCGTCACCCCTCGGTGCGGGACTAAGGAATAATATAATATTTCCCTCCGGATGTATTCTCAAAATTTTTGATATATTTTTCCTATTTTATTAAATACTATTTCATTAAATACGTTTATTTAAGTAACGACATTCGGGAATTGATGGATCCCCATTTACCTATATACCCTCGCTATCGTTGTATAGATCCGCGAAGTGTTTTTATAAAATTGGGCTCTCCCCGGTCCTATGAAGAGGATCCTCCCCTTAATGCTGGTGACCATCGTACTCCTCTTCCAGCTCACGAGCTTCGCTCAGGCGATCTCAGCCGACATCTCACCTAGCTCGCTGTCGACGAGACCTGGAAGTAGGGAGAGGTTCTCGCTGACCGTCAGGAACATGGGGAAGAGCGACATCGATGTCACCGGAATAAGGCTTAAGATAGCATCTAGGGAGCTCTTCGGGATACCCCTATCCCTCTATCTGGGAGAATACGCTTTTCCCTTCGATAAACCCGAGAGAGTGGTCGCTGGAGGTTCCAAGGTCATCGAGAGGACCATAGAGATCCCCTTGATCCCCTTCACCGGTAAGTTCGAGGTCGAAGCGATTGTGGAGACGACCGGAGGGACAGCGAAGACCGAGCTCGAGATAGAACTCCTTCACAGTTGGCTCTCCCTATCCTTCCTCCTGTTAGCTCTCCTGATCGTGCTCGGGGTGGTCTACGCAATACTCAAGCTGTCCTGGAGGAGGGTCTCGAGGAGGAAGATATACAAGGTGAGCGATCTACTGGCTGAGAGGGACAGGTACTACAGACTGATCAGGGAACTGGAGGGGAGAAAGGGTAGGATAGGCGAGAGGGAGTACAGCGAGCTCAGGGAGGAGTACACCTCGGGCCTCAGGAGGGTGCAATCCGCCTTGGAGGGAATGTTACCGAGCCTTCAGGAGAAGGTATCGAAGTTGGAGAGGGAGATGGAGGAGATAGAAGGCGAGATAAGGAAGATAAGAGCTAGGATGGAGGTGAAAGAGGTTAAGAGGAGCGAAGCCGAGTCCCAGATAAGGAGGAGGGAGATCGCGCTTGAAGACAGGAGGAAGAGGATAAGGGAGCTGAGGGAACTGATGGACAGGATAAGAGGTACCTAATCCGACTCATAAAAGGAAGATCTGCTAGAGATTTCGATGAATTACGAGAACTAAAGAATCTTCAAATTCCAAAAACCCTCGGGTCCGTTGATATGAGCCGACTCCACCGAGTTTTTTGGATGTCCTTAACCTCGCGGCTTTCAGCGGTCACGCTTTTAAGTTAGGGGGGTAACTAAGTTAGGGGGGTAACTATGGGATACTTCACGCCCGAGCCCAAGAGGAGGAGGGAGGACCTCTACGATATGGAAGCCGAACTATCAGCCCTTGACAATGGGTTGAAACGCGGGAAAATCGTAGTAGTATCTGGATTGAGGAGGTACGGGAAGACCTCGCTCATACTAACCTACCTCAATGAGAAGAGGATTGATCACGTCTACTTGGACTGTAGGTTGCTTCCTTCGGGCATGATACCCCTGGGATCCGTGATCGAGTTGCTGGAGGAGGAGCTGAGCAGGAAGGACTGGGCTCGGAGGATCCTGAGGGGGATCGAGGGCATCAGCATCGGGGAGCTCGGGGTGAGGTTCAAGGAGAGGAAGGAGGGCTCGCTGCTCAGTTTACTTCACGCCCTCGAGGGGAAGGTCATCGTCCTGGACGAGGCTCAGGAGCTGAGGAGATCCGGCTACAGGTTCGACTCCCTCATAGCCTACGCTTACGATCACCTGGACCTCAGGTTCGTGATCTCGGGATCGATGGTGGGGCTCCTTCGCAGGTTCCTGAGGGTGAATGACCCCGAGGCACCCCTCTACGGTAGGGCCTTCGCTGAGGTGAGGCTTAGGAGGCTGAGCTACGGGGAATCGAGGGAGTTCCTAAAGGAGGGCTTCAGGCAGGAGGGGATCGAGGTACCGGAGGGTGTGATCGATGAGGCGATCAGGAGGTTCGACGGTATAATAGGCTGGCTAACTTACTTCGGGTTCGCCAAGCTGACCAGCGGGGAAGATCTCGATTCCATAAGCGAGAAGGCATCGAAGTTGGCTCTGAACGAGTTAGAGCACGCTCTGAAGGTCTACGGCGTGGGGAGGAGGAGGTACGAGGAGGTGCTGAGGGTAATAGCCTCACTGGGCGAAGCCAGGTGGTCTGAAGTGAGGAGGGGGGTGGAGGCGAGGCTCGGGAGGGTGCCCAGCAATACGCTAGCTAACATACTCAGGAATCTGGCGGACTCGGGATTCATAGAGAAGGAAGGTGATTCCTACAGGATCTCGGATCCCGTGCTCGAGCGAGGCATCAGGAGCTTCTGGTGATCCCGCCGCTTAGGCTTGCGGACAGTCCATTTATCGCTTACCACATTGAGAGAGCGTTAACTCAGACTCTAGATTCAAATGCGTCAGTTCGACATATGATAATCTACTCTTCGGGTAACGCCGGTTCTGCGGTTTCGGATAGAGCAATAAGGATCAGTGACCGCTCTTGAGGATGGAAAACTCAATGAGAATTCGGAATTTCGCTTCCGGA
This is a stretch of genomic DNA from Candidatus Korarchaeum sp.. It encodes these proteins:
- a CDS encoding arginine deiminase family protein; amino-acid sequence: MRASQPAEWDRAKVVLLCQPAVETLFAILETNSANFLYPFDLKKAIEEHRNYRRKLEEFGAKVYDLREMLVHGCTTEVIEGNLRRLREFALRSVRYAFQGISEEDKSFLLSNLRRTIETLSPEVLADVIVLRPVVNISYNPRALDPTTRFLSSYCLEPANNLYFMRDGMLTTGEGVVIGNFTLDVRKVENDIVELALRQIGVEPIYRVKEPGHAEGGDFMPAGDFALQGVGLLTDEEGARQMLERGVYGNVEVGLVRDPNPGMEEMHLDTYFNFLGRNLALLSEDRMVEGREPVVEVFEPVAEDRVRYVRKGELTLREYLIERGFEIFPITVEEQRNFAPNFLLLEDRRIIGVAQAGESFADRLKQWNVKAELLDFSALTGGYGGPHCMSQVILRG
- a CDS encoding amino acid permease, with amino-acid sequence MQEVRFRRVLRYWDLFLFNVCAIVVLDTVASSAAIGMQTFFWWFLTLFLFFIPYGLITAELGSAWPSEGGIYVWVKEAFGEKWAVMTSWLYWVNVAIWMPSVYVLFSGTLAKVFAPELDVWGQTAIAIVMTWITVAAGILELGKSKWIPNVGAVVKAVVLLGIGALGAYWTISRGFANPFTPSDLLPSWSVALAYLPVVVYNYMGFELASSASEEMVDPKRDVPRAIIFAGAAIFLLYVIGTFGLLAILPLEKLSIVTGIIDSVIEVANTLGPAGQALILIFGVLILYTFLANMVTWTLGANRVLASTAAEGLLPKALGHLHSKYLSPDYAYYLTGAISTVLLIGNAIPAETVASIFWTLFALSSLIFLLPYLLLFPAFLKLRYSRPEVQRPYKLPGGKPLAWLSALLGELFIAIACLFFFMPPEEIENVLLYEAELIGGTAIVIAVGYLLYSWSRGRS
- the argF gene encoding ornithine carbamoyltransferase, which codes for MPRSSLFGRDLLTCQDLSRDEIWLIFETTKEIKHAYYRGERPRLLEGKNLGMIFEEPSTRTRVSFEVAMSQLGGHALYLRPGELHLGVRETIADTARVLSRYLDGIMARLFKHETLEELAKHASIPVINGLTDWFHPVQALTDVYTMWEKFGDLKRIKVSFFGDATNVANSLLVLTSRLGMNFTFCGPRKYWPKERVMRMVEENVAETGANVEITEDIDKAIKDANVVYTDLWWWVGQEHEAEERKVAFQPYQVNANLMRKAAKNAVFMHCLPAGRGMEVTDEVMDGPWSIVWDQAENRLHVEKAILVLLMG
- a CDS encoding Nramp family divalent metal transporter, encoding MGERSMLPEEVVEKIPTPEEVFKVPKLTWGKKVTALWGSALIALGTSIGSGEFLLGPTMAIKVGLGLFWLIWIGSILQTLYIYSFTKFAIATGETPITTFFRIGVWAAVLGAIGVFLSFVWGGWAMSSATALVGGFLGKMPGAAEKPLVVAAGVTLLVLTFVILSLGRRVARTLEIFNWFDLGVLFTSFIVLAIILVPPEVWGEAAVYFVSVGYIPPGVDPTVFGGWWGYIGFATGINYILVNYFKDKGYGMGALTGYISALVGGKKIEVSPFGKIFKFTPENLSTYRRWCKLALEELFIIFCVGAIVGMAIPMVLAYALAYGWKMEYTWNVPLWLAVALNKLWGVPGYWWGVIVAVLVLFKTQMGVADSIVRAFCDTFWKMEGVRKALRNDIRILYYLTLAIILGWASVAMFATAPVWLIVIASNMANFGAIFGVPFLLYINSKLPKELKLHWVLVLANVIFFVLCTAIFIISISNALGFKIV
- a CDS encoding lactate utilization protein B, giving the protein MRAEEILERMMRAMNDPDMREGLRRGVSTSVPAVTGALTTWPYLTELADYVRKRKEEVLNNMDHYIEETMRSLTERAKAKAYFASTKEEAIGLVDEILGEGRKVIVKAKSMVTEEIMLREHLVERGHEVYETDLGELIIQVAGDKPMHVIVPAIHLTKEKAAEVLRRAGLDVRGEMTHEEIVSKVREFLRDKFIAADVGISGANSIAADTGALFLVFNEGNISLATTLPPVHIAIVSIEKIMPNITDAFIQVLVQSGYAGLFPPAYLYLVAGPSSTADIEYHRVYGVHGPKELHVILYDGGRREALKDSALREQLFCIKCGRCEFVCPLWNVSGNVWGGNVYGGPLGMAWTAITEGIEKAASLSMFCLLDGACKEVCPEKIDFIKIANYLKRSYVKAVRK
- a CDS encoding (Fe-S)-binding protein encodes the protein MPLPVREVLDMIADNTRRRGCPVPLPEGDSYRWADGLGIPRGGDEVLFTGLLYQLTPHIDSLVSYLEGLERSSVATLAIRLGRIAGKVVDVTKIASPPRERVEEQNGVIRNIAMLLMRSGVSFGYVYEDDMYSGALLYDLGLEEDFELHAKRVHGRLRERGVRSLITIDPHTTHVMREVYPKFLDGYDLEVRSYLEVLAERGLVGRRLGREVTIHDPCLYARYEGIVEQPRGLLESVGVEVKEPERCRNMTFCCGGPVESLSPGLSKGIASLRMEELARHGSEVLTMCPICHSSFLRVRPEGVRLRDLSSCLAEGVGL
- a CDS encoding ATP-binding protein — its product is MGYFTPEPKRRREDLYDMEAELSALDNGLKRGKIVVVSGLRRYGKTSLILTYLNEKRIDHVYLDCRLLPSGMIPLGSVIELLEEELSRKDWARRILRGIEGISIGELGVRFKERKEGSLLSLLHALEGKVIVLDEAQELRRSGYRFDSLIAYAYDHLDLRFVISGSMVGLLRRFLRVNDPEAPLYGRAFAEVRLRRLSYGESREFLKEGFRQEGIEVPEGVIDEAIRRFDGIIGWLTYFGFAKLTSGEDLDSISEKASKLALNELEHALKVYGVGRRRYEEVLRVIASLGEARWSEVRRGVEARLGRVPSNTLANILRNLADSGFIEKEGDSYRISDPVLERGIRSFW